From the Candidatus Effluviviaceae Genus V sp. genome, the window AGAGACTCCCCGTCGTGCCGGTCATCGAGGGGAACCTCGCGGAGGGGTACTACGTTCTGGGCCGACCGAACACCGTGCCCGACTCCGTGAGCGTCTTCGGCCCGGCCCGCGTCGTCGATGACCTCGAAAGCGTCTCACCCGCGCCGCTCATGATCGAGGGAAGGCGCGCACGCGTCGAGGCGACACGCGAGATCACATTCGCAGAGGACCAGAACCTCGACGCCGTTCCGCGCGAGGTGCGCATCGTAGTCGAGGTCGAGGGAACGTCCGTGGTCGTTGTCGAGGACATCCCGGTCTCGTTCGAGCACGAACCGGGATTCGACTCCGTCACCATCGTGCCGGAGGTCCTTGCGCTTGAGCTGTCGGGACCGGAGCACATCGTCACGCGTCTCGCGGCGGATGACGTGGGCGCGGTCGTCGATGCGCGCGGGCTGCCGCGCGGTACGCATCGGCTGGTGCCGGAACTGACGCTGCCCGAGGGCATCGAGGTCCGGTCCGTGACCCCGACGCGCTTCACCGTCACGCTCCAGTAGCGACGAGATAGGAACTCATGCTGATCCTTGGTATCGACACGTCGTGCGATGAGACCGCGGCGTCGGTCCTGCTTGACGGCGGGACCGTTCGCTCCAGCGTTGTCGCGTCACAGATGGTCCACTCGGAGTACGGCGGCGTCGTGCCCGAGTACGCGTCGCGCGAGCACATGCGCGCCATCGTCCCCGTCGTGCGCCGTGCGCTCGAGGAGGCCGACGTCACGTACGACGACCTCGAGGGGATCGCGGTGACGAACCGCCCGGGTCTCATCGGGTGTCTTCTGGTGGGAACGTCGTTCGCGAAAGCGTTGGCGTTCGCGCTCGATGTCCCCGTCGTCGGAGTCGATCACATCGAGGGGCACGTCGCATCGGTGCGCCTGACGGAGCCCGACGTGTCCCTCCCCATGGTGTGCCTCGTCGCCTCGGGAGGACACACCGAGATCATCCGCGTGGCGTCGTGGAACGACATGGTCACCGTCGGGAGGACGAGGGACGACGCGTCCGGGGAGGCGTTCGACAAGGTGGGCAAGCTCCTCGGATTGAGCTACCCGGCGGGCCCGACGATCGAGAAGCTCGCCCGGGACGGCGACCCGACCGCGTTCGACTTCCCCCGCGCGATGATGTCCCGCGACGAGCAGGACATGAGCTTCTCGGGGCTGAAGACCGCCGTGCGGTACACGGTGGAGGAGCTCGGGTCGGTTCCCGAGGGGCAGGCGCTCTCCGATCTGCTTGCGAGCTTCCAGGCCGCGGTCGTCGATGCGCTCGTGACGAAGACGATCCGAGCTGCCGAACGGTGGGACGCCGTCTCGGTCGGTCTCGGCGGCGGGGTCGCGGCCAACGGGCCGCTGAGGGACCGCCTGAGCGAGGAGGCCCGGCGGGGCGGGTTCCACATCGTCGTTCCGCCGAAGAACCTCTGTACCGACAACGGCGCGGTCATCGCGGCCGTGGGGCACCGGCTTCTCGAGGACGGTGTGGACGACGGTCCGGGACTCACGGTCCGTGCCTCGCGCAGCAGGCGCACTCCGGAGGGCTAGACGGAGGTATCCGGACGCAGTGGACACTCGGTACGTGGAGGTAGCGGTCCCGCTTCCGGTGAGCGGGACCTTCACATACTCGGTACCGGACGAGCTCGCCGAGCGCGCCGTCCTCGGTTCGCGCGTGCTCGTGCCGTTCGGGCGCCGTCGTGTGACGGGCTTCGTCGTCGGCGACACCGGCGACCCGGAGATCGAGAGCATCAAGCCCATTATCGACGTGCTCGACATCGGGCCTGTTGTCGACGAGCGGATGCTCGAACTCACACGATGGGTCGCCGACTATTACCTCGCGTCGTGGGGCGAGGTGCTTCGAGCCGCTCTCCCTCCCGGGATCAACCTCGAGAGCCGCAGGGCGCTTCGCATCACGGAGGACGGCAGGCAGGCCCTCGAGGAGGACCGGGACCTCCCCGAGACGCAGCAGAAGCTGCTCGAGGCGGCCGTCGAGAGGGATCGCATCTCGCTGATGCACGCTCTCAGACTGGCCGGCATCCCACGGGGCCGGCACGGCGACGTTGACGCGCTCGTGCGGGTTGGTCTCCTTGAGCTCTTCGAGGAGCTTCGCGGCTCGACCAGGGCCGGAGGCCGCCAAGCTGTGGTCCGGCTGGCGGTGTCGCCGGAGGAGGCTCGAAAACGGGGGGAGGGGCTCGCATCGCGGGCGCCCAAGCAGGCCCGGGCGCTCCGACTCCTCGCTGACGCGGACGGCTCTGAACTCACGCCGGCCGAGCTCAGGGAGGCCGGCGTCGGCACCGGGAGTGTGAGCGGCCTCGTCGAGAAGGGGCTCGTCGAGCGCGCCGAGCGATCCGATCCCGATGTCTCGACGGGAGGCGAGGGGTGGGACCTCCGCGAGGAGGGTCCGCTCAAGCCCGAGCAGGCGGAGGCGCTCGGCCTCATACGGACGCACATGAGCGCGCGGCGCTTCGGCGTAGTGCTCATCCACGGTGTGACAGGGAGCGGCAAGACGCGCGTCTATAGC encodes:
- the tsaD gene encoding tRNA (adenosine(37)-N6)-threonylcarbamoyltransferase complex transferase subunit TsaD, yielding MLILGIDTSCDETAASVLLDGGTVRSSVVASQMVHSEYGGVVPEYASREHMRAIVPVVRRALEEADVTYDDLEGIAVTNRPGLIGCLLVGTSFAKALAFALDVPVVGVDHIEGHVASVRLTEPDVSLPMVCLVASGGHTEIIRVASWNDMVTVGRTRDDASGEAFDKVGKLLGLSYPAGPTIEKLARDGDPTAFDFPRAMMSRDEQDMSFSGLKTAVRYTVEELGSVPEGQALSDLLASFQAAVVDALVTKTIRAAERWDAVSVGLGGGVAANGPLRDRLSEEARRGGFHIVVPPKNLCTDNGAVIAAVGHRLLEDGVDDGPGLTVRASRSRRTPEG